One Glycine max cultivar Williams 82 chromosome 8, Glycine_max_v4.0, whole genome shotgun sequence genomic window, atataatatttaagattttagAAAAACTCTTGTAAGATAAAAGGTGTGACAAAACTTTTAATCTTTACACAGacaacacaaatatatataataattttaaggtaTTGACTCTCCAAAGGccatttaaaaattcataactaaattattacaattaaaaacaaaaacccaaagagaaaataaatataagtctAGCCTCGATGTCACAACATATTAGAATATTACAActcataagaaaatataaaataaacagatTCTAAATTAAAGTTTAAGACTCTCCTCAAGAATCATCCTTAACATGGTATCGAATCTCACCCATAAATGACAATCAacccaaacacaaataacacaaaaaGATAGGGGAGTGAGATAAATCTCACCACACATATAACATAGTAAGTattcaaaacaattaaaaataatgtatcaTCACATTGACAAACATGTACCATAGTCACAATCATTTACATTCTCATATACATACATGCATTATGATGCAGATTCCACTTAAGACTCTATATGCATATTGTACCAATAAAATACTTCTTGAAAGAAGTCCATGAGAACATGCAATTGCCAAATTTCCACACCATGGGAAGCCCAACAACATATTTTCATTGAGATGTGACTATTGGTGGTACGTTAGGATTATCCTTTCTTGCAATGATACTGCAACTCATGGGATTGACATGAGTCAGAGAGAGATTCCAAACTGAATCACTTTCAAAGGAAAAACCACACTTCAACTCATTCATGCCCCCCTTGTTAGCTCAACAACATCCCTCAAAACACACAACATGATATGATGAATAAGACATACAATACATCCATGACATTTTCACATTATCGTAACATGGTGGTCCCAGTCCCACACATACGTGGGCCACAAGCTTatcttcacacacacacacacacatatatatatatatatatatatatatatatatatatataggcatctTCTTTCAAATATCCTGATGCAACATTTGTCATATATTAGCCTTAAGGTACAAGCAAGGTCTAATTGGATAAGTCATGTTGGACTTTTATGATTCAATATTATTCAGCAACGTACCTCTCATTTCAATGCCACGTACCACCGTCAACCCCAAAACATAGAGGGAAATGATGCTGCAATACGAATGTCGTGCCCCAAAGAAGCTAGAAAATTTCCCACTTAGTTTTTAtgcttaaaattaataatttagttaTAACTAAAAGTTCAATTGAGTtcatcaattaataaaaattccaatcaaatcctctaattatttaaaagtattataacttatcatttatttattttgttaatttgaatgacaaaaattatgtaaataaatatttttaaattttttatattaataattgatgtaaaaatatttatttatttatatcaacTATAAACCTtaacaagcatgttgtttttacATTATTTGTATTGATAAccgatataaaattattttttatatcaatgtgTTAACAATTGAttgtaaaaatgtttatttacatCAGCCACTAACCTTATAAAGGACATTATTTATACATTGATTTCATTgacaatcaatataaaatatatattgcttaATTAACAATGGTCGTATTGgaaattaatgtaaatttttttacttccaTCAATCAAACAATAATATTGATGGAAAGAATATTATTGTAGTATttctaaacaattaaaaaaatcttattgagTTATTTAATAATCAACTActcaattgaattttaattttaattaagaaacaattatataattagcatttttcaatgttatCTATTTCCCTGATTTCATGCTTAGCCAATAAAAACTCtcttcatattatatatttaattaaaaaaaaatagccgTCTAATTAAGAGTCCGTGTGTTTCCTGCATGCTTTCTTTTGCACCAAATAGCACTCCTGTAACATATATCCTATAAATAGCTTCCTCTTGCAACATCAAAAGCACGCACATTGTTACTGAACACACAAACCCTCTCACCAAACCTTCATcgatctctttgtttttttataaattataatattgataCGAAGTTGTTtctgtaaatagcaattcagaGACCTTAAAGGTAGTGAGTATTTTCCTCCTTACTTAATCTATTGTGTGATCAAAGTCGTTATTATTAAATTAGATAATTGATAACCATGTCGATGAAGCTGTTATTAGCTTCCCTATCCATTTCGGTGTGGCTTTTCATGGCAACATTATCCCTTGCCCAATCCAACAACCGCTACGTCTTTGACACACATGGCGACCCTCTTGAAACTGACGATGAATATTACATCAGGCCGGCCATAACAGACAACGGAGGGCGTTTCACATTGATCAACAGAAACAGGTCGTGCCCTTTGTACGTCGGTCTCGAAAACACCGACACGCCGCAGGGCTACCCGATGAAATTCACCCCTTTTGCCAACAAGGACGACGACGATAACTTGAGGGTGAACACGGACTTGAAAGTGACACTGGTGCAAGTTTCCACAACGTGTGTGCAATCCACCGAATGGAAGTTGGGTGAGAATGACACGAGGAGTGGAAGGAGGCTCATCGTCACTGGGCGAGATAATGGGATACAAAGTGCAGGTAActattttagaattgtggaaacaGAAAGTGTTGGTATTTATAACATCCGGTGGTGCCCTACGGAAGCATGCCCCACTTGCAGATTCATTTGTGGGACCGGTGGTATTCTGCGTGAGAATGGAAGGATTTTGTTTGCCTTGGATGGTACCACTCTCCCAGTTGTGTTCCAGAAAAAAGATGATTAATTTGAAGCCCCAAGTCTGAAGATTGTGACGGTTTTTGGTTATAgggaataatatttatttttttatgcgtAAGAATTTAATACACCATAATGGGATTTACAATACTTAGTATAAGAAATAATATACGATGGAGCTCTCATCCTTTTTTATCGGATGAAATAAAGATACATGCATTCAGTATTCTCTTCTTGATTTGTAGAAAAAAGCTCCTAAATTGATATTATTTGTATGTAATTCATTTACTACATActtgattaaataaattattatataatttactttttctgatcttatttttactttcttatttatctttttatttttcatcaccCCGTCCATCAACTAGGccagtttttatcttttttactaCTTAATTAGATATAATAATAAGGGTCTAATactgtttttgttttggtacAGCTGATGAGTTTCTATATTCATAAAAAGATGGGTAAAAGAATTATATACACTTtgagaataattaatattgttaagCTGAATTATAACATGTATTGCAGTTGCACAATCCTACACGTCTTTagataaaatgaatatattatataataatatttaatttaattagacaACCATATATAGCACCAGTAGTGCCAACCCTAGCACCAGTAGTGCCAAGATAGAGAAAAGTAAACTATAAAACCTCTGCCACTAAATGTATGACGCACCAAAATTAACGCTACGGACaatgatatatatttaataatctcTTGTTTTTAaacatagatttaaatatttttttaatttttataatatagtatttcttataaaatattttttttaatttttataatatattattttttttgtaaaattatttttttgttgtctttatatttataaattatatttatttcatttttcatctttaatgtgttttaaatatatagttctttaaatctaaaaaaatattatttaaaataatataagaaaaaaaaattaaataaacatattttttaagaattaaaaacataaaaataattttataacaacaaaaaaatattaaattattatgactaaatgtatttaagttttaaacATTCTATTAGGATACACTTCTTACTATAtacctatatatttttttcttttttctctctcttactaAGCATTAATTAACATTTGAGTGTCTAAATATATTTATCCTAATGCCATCCAACAGAAGGGGTGTGAAACACTGACTGCAAGATATGTCCATCAAAATTCCATTCTTGTATATAATCATATAATCAAACCCCAATTTTTTCAAAACAGAAGCCTGTTGCATTACTTTTGAGTTATGACACCCCTTCATCAAGAAGCCTTAAGTTATGATACCTTGTGTATCATCAACTAGCAGTAGTTATGACACCCCTAGCTACATCAAGAATGTGTCCTTTGAAGCAATAATAAACCTCTGCAACATACTAATATAGTTGAACTGATCAGACTGATACACGCAAAGGAAAATCTAGAACAGGCtagaaaacctttttttttaatcagccaAAGTTAGAAAACCATATTGCATGAGGCTTCACTTTTGGATGGGGGTGTTTCTTCAACTGCTGCTGCTGTCATCCAGAACCAATTACTTTAATAACAAAGTTAAGCACCTTTCTGAGAGAAATTAAACGCATACTTACATAACCATAACCAACGGCCAAGGGCAACCAAAATCCTAACAGACACAAGAGGACCAAATACATATTGggtaaaattatctttaattaatttttttcaataagattttctatattatttttaaactattttacgaagttgtttaattattcattaattaataattcttttcatatataattatataattaattaatcatctcttataatatattttttcattttcacaatcattttttatgattttattatattttcattttgtatagaaaagtttataCTATAACTAGCAAATTTCTTTAGGATTTTTatgtaaattcttttttaataaattttctgaTCGacttttatacaaaatttttctttaatttttcaccATTTTAATGTGTCTTTTTGGTTTGAACAATAAGTGAGATTATGTACGTAAATCTTTGGAGACATGATTCACgttttaaatcaataaaaaaattaaaattatattccaaaattaaaaataatcattatttcataataattattttaaatttaaaagtgtaaaagattaaataaaaaaaatttaaatttaagagattaaactaaatataattaaaacccATAAATACATTTCAGTCTatagttaataaaataacactttGTATTTTTCTCTAGTAACTTAACTCTATTATATTACATGAATATCTCTCCATATATTCTTTTGGCAATTACAACTTAGTTATTTAGTATAAGTTTTGTCTatgaaagaaaatgataaaatttaaaattaattgattgcaCAAAGATAAACGTTGTATTAAATGTATGCGTCTGGCCGTCTGGATTgtactttttttgttattgtaatAACAAAATTTCCAATTTGGGAGGTGTTCTCGTAGGTAGAGTAAATATTTCtacaaaatatattcaaatcaaAGCTTTATCCTTGACACGTAACTCATCGACGATGAAAGCATTTGTCTGCTAATTAGCAGTATTAGCCTTACAGTACAAGCAATGTCTAATTGGATAAGtcatgttgaattttgattcatGAAATGTACCTCCTTTTCTTGACCAAACTCGTACGACATGCCACACACAATCCCATTCCACATATTCGGTGACcgatctaaaaaaaattaaaaaaaaaacaatttataatattttcacaagacaaatatattattaatttttataaaatatataatttcataataaaaaaattttaaaatttttaattttaaaagaataaaatagataaaattaatatcaatttgttttctcttttaaaagttttatcttttataacttttcatattctttttttttttaaaaaaagttattttttaaaagaatatctatttttttatgaaaacaaaagtactaattatttaatacatttaagtattaaaaaaatatacttagtGGGGACAGTTATCCCCTAACTGCCATTGGAGATCCGTCCCTACATAGTATCCTATAAATAGCTTCCTCTTGCAACCTCAAAATCACACCCATTAATTGTGACAAAACCCATAAATCCTCTCACCAAATAAACCTCAATTTATTGCATTGCATAATACCATGTCAATGAAGTTGTATGCTTCCCTCACCCTTACGGTGTGGCTTTTCATGGCCACATTTTC contains:
- the LOC100305352 gene encoding trypsin inhibitor (Kunitz) family of protease inhibitors precursor codes for the protein MSMKLLLASLSISVWLFMATLSLAQSNNRYVFDTHGDPLETDDEYYIRPAITDNGGRFTLINRNRSCPLYVGLENTDTPQGYPMKFTPFANKDDDDNLRVNTDLKVTLVQVSTTCVQSTEWKLGENDTRSGRRLIVTGRDNGIQSAGNYFRIVETESVGIYNIRWCPTEACPTCRFICGTGGILRENGRILFALDGTTLPVVFQKKDD